A single window of Channa argus isolate prfri chromosome 2, Channa argus male v1.0, whole genome shotgun sequence DNA harbors:
- the LOC137119028 gene encoding ribonuclease P protein subunit p25-like protein — MFTGCGVVTGQNQYITKDAVRPHPGLEMTRANPVGNGTTPGTCSVYQEQTYSHSGQPAVVNVSSPLKPAPLSVAPCALKLGQEGFKKVCRTEEDSPCPFPGLASGVLEMRVKEGSKIRNLMGFAMARVQGVEDVSAGGMSGGGLRQVVFTGSGRAVTKTITCAEIMKRKVGSLHQLTKLRYKVVKEVWESSEGGTSEMTVHRTVPSISILLSKDPLDPQEPGYQPPETLSALWEEKEGVESVSPTACKRPLGPLPRSSVTQCKRLCFGEGVSVLPTQ, encoded by the coding sequence ATGTTCACAGGTTGTGGAGTTGTCACTGGCCAGAACCAATACATAACTAAAGATGCTGTAAGGCCCCACCCAGGTCTTGAGATGACCAGAGCAAATCCGGTGGGGAACGGGACAACCCCAGGGACCTGCTCTGTCTACCAGGAGCAAACTTACAGCCATTCTGGCCAGCCAGCAGTGGTTAATGTTTCCAGCCCGCTGAAGCCCGCACCCTTATCAGTAGCTCCCTGTGCACTCAAACTAGGGCAGGAAGGTTTCAAGAAGGTCTGCCGAACTGAGGAAGACAGCCCCTGTCCCTTCCCAGGACTGGCCTCTGGGGTGCTGGAGATGCGCGTGAAAGAGGGAAGTAAGATCCGTAACTTGATGGGATTTGCCATGGCACGAGTGCAGGGAGTGGAGGATGTAAGTGCAGGAGGTATGAGTGGTGGTGGGCTCAGGCAGGTGGTCTTCACTGGGTCAGGCCGTGCTGTCACAAAGACTATTACCTGTGCTGAGATCATGAAACGAAAAGTGGGCTCTCTGCACCAGCTGACCAAACTGCGGTACAAGGTGGTGAAAGAGGTTTGGGAGAGTAGTGAAGGGGGGACATCTGAGATGACTGTGCACAGGACTGTGCCctccatcagcatccttctTTCCAAAGACCCCCTGGATCCCCAAGAACCAGGCTATCAACCTCCGGAGACTCTTAGTGCACTgtgggaggagaaggagggtgTTGAATCTGTATCGCCGACAGCATGCAAGAGACCTCTGGGGCCATTGCCACGCAGCAGTGTTACTCAGTGTAAGAGACTGTGTTTCGGGGAAGGCGTGTCAGTCCTCCCTACTCAATGA